A stretch of the Dyella telluris genome encodes the following:
- the ftsA gene encoding cell division protein FtsA — translation MKTKNDKQLVVGLDIGTSKVVAIVGEYEPGEPIEVIGIGTHVSRGMKRGSVVDIESTVHSIQRAVEEAELMAGCDIRSVYASISGSHLETKNSHGTAAIRDREVTPGDLDQVLEAASAVAIPADRKVLYKESQEYRIDGQDGIRSPVGMSGVRLEASVHLVTGAAAAVQNISKCIQRCGLTVDELVPSAVASAKSVLTDDERELGVCLVDIGAGTTDISIYTQGAIRYTKSLPVGGDQVTNDIAYGVHTPTAHAEEIKIKYACALAQLAHAEETIQVPSVGDRPPRRLARQSLAQSVQARYEEIFEMVQDELRRSGYESLVAAGVVLTGGASRMEGALELAEEIFHKMVRIGVPQHVSGLGEVVANPLHSTGVGLLLHGSRSSGMRVSGPSGGSVGGLIDKLRGWVTKNF, via the coding sequence ATGAAGACCAAGAACGACAAGCAGCTAGTGGTCGGCCTCGACATCGGCACCTCGAAAGTGGTGGCGATCGTCGGTGAGTACGAACCCGGCGAACCGATCGAAGTGATCGGCATCGGCACGCACGTGTCGCGCGGCATGAAGCGCGGTTCGGTGGTGGATATCGAATCCACCGTGCACTCCATCCAGCGCGCCGTGGAAGAGGCCGAGCTGATGGCGGGCTGCGACATCCGCTCCGTCTATGCCTCGATTTCCGGCAGCCACCTGGAAACCAAGAACTCCCACGGCACCGCCGCGATCCGCGACCGCGAAGTGACGCCGGGCGATCTGGACCAGGTGCTGGAGGCGGCCAGTGCCGTGGCCATCCCGGCTGACCGCAAGGTTCTTTATAAGGAGTCGCAGGAATATCGCATCGACGGCCAGGACGGCATCCGCTCGCCGGTTGGCATGAGCGGCGTGCGCCTGGAGGCAAGCGTGCACCTCGTGACCGGCGCCGCCGCCGCGGTGCAGAACATCAGCAAGTGCATCCAGCGCTGCGGCCTCACCGTCGACGAGCTGGTCCCTTCGGCCGTGGCCAGCGCCAAGTCGGTGCTGACCGATGACGAGCGCGAGCTGGGCGTGTGCCTGGTCGACATTGGTGCCGGCACCACGGACATCTCCATCTATACGCAGGGTGCGATCCGTTACACCAAGTCGTTGCCGGTCGGCGGCGACCAGGTGACCAACGACATCGCCTATGGCGTGCATACGCCGACCGCGCATGCCGAGGAGATCAAGATCAAGTACGCCTGTGCCCTCGCGCAGCTGGCGCACGCGGAAGAGACCATCCAGGTGCCGAGCGTGGGCGATCGCCCGCCGCGTCGCCTGGCGCGTCAGTCGCTGGCCCAGTCGGTGCAGGCGCGCTACGAGGAAATCTTCGAGATGGTGCAGGACGAACTGCGCCGTTCGGGTTACGAAAGCCTGGTCGCGGCGGGCGTGGTGCTCACCGGTGGTGCCTCGCGCATGGAAGGTGCGCTGGAGCTGGCCGAGGAAATCTTCCACAAGATGGTGCGCATCGGCGTGCCTCAGCACGTGTCGGGCCTGGGCGAAGTGGTCGCCAATCCGCTGCATTCCACCGGCGTGGGCCTGCTGTTGCATGGCTCGCGTTCCAGTGGCATGCGCGTGAGCGGCCCCAGCGGCGGCAGCGTGGGCGGCCTGATCGACAAGTTGCGCGGCTGGGTGACCAAGAATTTCTGA
- the murC gene encoding UDP-N-acetylmuramate--L-alanine ligase: protein MTPRRLLAHEDLMTTFRRVHFIGIGGVGMSGIAEVLHNLGYAVSGSDRSNSPTSQRLASLGIVVHVGHAAENIGDADVIVTSSAISAENPELQAARAARIPVVPRAEMLGELMRFRRGIAIAGTHGKTTTTSLAASVLAEANYDPTFVIGGQLNAAGANARLGTGQYIVAEADESDGSFLMLSPVIAAVTNIDADHLENYQGDFALVKKAFSDFLHRLPFYGLAVLCVDDPEVAELAKSTTRRVMTYGIDTKDADVRASNLSQHGFEMHFDLWLPGRNEALHVKLNLPGRHNVLNALAAATIGWQLGVEAQAIAHALENFQGVGRRFHRRGEIALDKGAALLVDDYGHHPRELAAVFAAARGGWPDRRLVVGFQPHRYSRTRDLLDDFANVLAEADVLVLTEVYPAGEAPIAGADGRALARAVRSRGKVDPVLVDHPRDLKDTLPALLRDGDLLLLLGAGDIGAAAVEMANAGQLKTSKA from the coding sequence GATGACCACCTTCCGCCGCGTGCATTTCATCGGCATCGGCGGCGTGGGCATGAGCGGCATCGCCGAAGTGCTGCACAACCTTGGTTACGCGGTGTCGGGTTCGGACCGTTCCAATTCGCCGACGTCGCAGCGACTGGCCAGCCTGGGCATCGTGGTGCACGTGGGGCATGCCGCCGAGAACATCGGCGATGCCGACGTCATCGTTACTTCCAGTGCCATCAGCGCAGAAAACCCCGAGTTGCAGGCGGCCCGGGCCGCGCGCATCCCGGTGGTGCCCCGCGCCGAAATGCTGGGCGAGTTGATGCGCTTCCGCCGTGGCATCGCCATCGCCGGCACGCACGGCAAGACCACCACCACCAGCCTGGCCGCCAGCGTGCTGGCCGAGGCCAACTACGACCCGACCTTCGTGATCGGTGGCCAGCTCAATGCCGCCGGCGCCAACGCGCGCCTGGGCACGGGCCAGTACATCGTGGCCGAGGCGGACGAGTCCGACGGTTCGTTCCTGATGCTGTCGCCGGTGATCGCCGCCGTCACCAACATCGACGCCGATCACCTGGAGAACTACCAGGGCGACTTCGCGCTGGTGAAGAAGGCCTTCAGCGACTTCCTGCATCGCCTGCCGTTCTACGGCCTGGCCGTGCTGTGCGTGGACGACCCGGAAGTGGCGGAGCTCGCCAAGTCCACTACGCGTCGCGTGATGACCTACGGCATCGACACCAAGGACGCCGACGTGCGCGCGAGCAACCTGTCGCAGCACGGCTTCGAGATGCATTTCGACCTGTGGCTGCCGGGCCGCAACGAGGCACTGCACGTCAAGCTCAACCTGCCGGGCCGCCACAACGTGCTCAACGCGCTCGCCGCCGCCACCATCGGCTGGCAGCTGGGCGTGGAAGCGCAGGCGATTGCGCACGCGCTGGAGAACTTCCAGGGTGTGGGTCGCCGTTTCCATCGCCGTGGCGAGATTGCCCTGGACAAGGGTGCTGCGCTGCTGGTCGACGACTACGGCCATCATCCGCGTGAACTCGCCGCGGTGTTCGCCGCCGCGCGTGGCGGCTGGCCGGATCGTCGCCTGGTGGTGGGTTTCCAGCCGCATCGCTACAGCCGTACGCGTGACCTGCTGGACGATTTCGCCAACGTGCTGGCGGAGGCCGATGTGCTGGTGCTGACCGAGGTCTATCCCGCGGGTGAAGCGCCGATTGCCGGCGCCGATGGCCGCGCGCTGGCGCGCGCCGTGCGCTCGCGAGGCAAGGTCGATCCGGTGCTGGTCGATCACCCGCGCGACCTGAAGGACACGCTGCCCGCGCTGTTGCGCGACGGCGACCTGTTGCTGCTGCTTGGTGCCGGTGACATCGGCGCGGCGGCGGTGGAAATGGCTAACGCCGGACAATTGAAGACGAGCAAAGCATGA
- the lpxC gene encoding UDP-3-O-acyl-N-acetylglucosamine deacetylase — protein sequence MIKQRTLKNIIRATGVGLHTGDKVYMTLRPAAPNTGIVFRRTDLNPPVEIHARPDNVGDTRLSTTLVNGDVRVSTVEHLLSAMAGLGIDNAYVDLSAPEVPIMDGSAGPFVFLLQSAGIEEQNVAKRFIRIKKPIKVQDGDKWASFEPFEGFKVGFSIEFNHPIISKRTSRAEIDFSTTSFVKEVSRARTFGFMRDIEMLREHNLALGGSMDNAVVLDDYRVLNEDGLRYEDEFVKHKILDAIGDLYLLGHSLVGAYYAHKSGHELNNKLLRTLMADASAWEEVSFADDPATSPISYAHPAQAI from the coding sequence ATGATCAAGCAGCGTACGCTCAAGAACATCATTCGCGCCACAGGCGTCGGTCTGCATACCGGCGACAAGGTGTACATGACGCTTCGCCCCGCTGCCCCGAATACGGGCATCGTGTTTCGTCGTACCGATCTGAATCCGCCGGTCGAAATCCATGCGCGCCCCGATAACGTCGGTGACACGCGCCTGTCGACCACCCTTGTCAATGGCGACGTGCGCGTTTCGACGGTGGAGCATTTGCTCTCCGCGATGGCCGGCCTCGGCATCGACAATGCCTATGTCGACCTGTCCGCGCCGGAAGTGCCGATCATGGACGGCAGCGCCGGTCCCTTCGTGTTCCTGCTGCAGTCCGCGGGCATCGAAGAGCAGAACGTCGCCAAGCGCTTCATCCGCATCAAGAAGCCGATCAAGGTGCAGGATGGCGACAAGTGGGCCAGCTTCGAGCCGTTCGAGGGCTTCAAGGTGGGCTTCTCGATCGAGTTCAACCACCCGATCATCAGCAAGCGCACGTCGCGCGCCGAGATCGACTTCTCCACGACCTCGTTCGTGAAGGAAGTGAGCCGCGCCCGTACCTTCGGTTTCATGCGTGACATCGAAATGCTGCGCGAACACAACCTGGCGCTGGGCGGTTCGATGGACAACGCCGTGGTGCTCGACGACTACCGCGTGCTCAACGAAGACGGCCTCCGCTACGAGGACGAGTTCGTGAAGCACAAGATCCTCGACGCCATCGGTGACCTCTACCTGCTGGGCCACAGCCTGGTCGGTGCGTACTACGCCCACAAGTCGGGCCATGAGCTCAACAACAAGCTCCTGCGCACCCTGATGGCCGACGCCTCGGCCTGGGAAGAAGTCAGCTTTGCGGACGATCCGGCGACCTCGCCGATCTCCTACGCCCACCCGGCGCAGGCGATCTGA
- a CDS encoding cell division protein FtsQ/DivIB, whose amino-acid sequence MRGTVRLVAWVLAIALVALPIVGVLRGWFAANRWPVTQLTVQAEFKHVTEDELRSVVMPRLGKGFFALDLDGVQKAVSGLPWVESVEARKRWPDTLILRIYERQPFARWNEKQLISRQGLVFDVPDVSANTELPDLRGPDARLAEVVSFYAETQKAFANTKLKITGVALTERGSWSLTTSNGAQIIIGDRDQAGRRLRRFLDVYPQLMAGHSEGFAYADLRYTNGFAVRWPPQASTVNAGGSPRT is encoded by the coding sequence GTGAGGGGAACCGTCCGCCTCGTTGCCTGGGTTCTGGCCATCGCGCTCGTGGCACTGCCGATTGTCGGCGTGCTGCGCGGATGGTTTGCGGCCAATCGTTGGCCGGTGACCCAGTTGACGGTGCAAGCCGAGTTCAAGCATGTCACCGAGGATGAGCTCCGTTCGGTCGTGATGCCGCGCCTTGGCAAGGGGTTCTTCGCGCTCGACCTGGATGGTGTGCAGAAGGCCGTGTCCGGCCTGCCGTGGGTGGAGTCGGTGGAGGCGCGCAAGCGCTGGCCCGACACGCTGATCCTGCGCATCTACGAGCGCCAGCCGTTTGCGCGCTGGAACGAAAAGCAGCTGATCAGCCGGCAGGGACTGGTGTTCGACGTGCCGGACGTTTCCGCCAATACCGAATTGCCGGATCTGCGTGGCCCTGATGCGCGCCTGGCCGAAGTGGTGAGCTTTTACGCGGAAACGCAGAAGGCCTTCGCCAACACCAAACTGAAAATCACCGGCGTTGCGCTGACCGAGCGCGGCAGCTGGAGCCTTACCACGAGCAACGGTGCGCAGATCATCATCGGTGATCGCGACCAGGCCGGTCGTCGCCTGCGCCGTTTCCTCGATGTCTATCCCCAATTGATGGCGGGCCACTCCGAGGGCTTCGCCTATGCCGATCTTCGTTACACCAATGGATTTGCCGTTCGATGGCCGCCGCAGGCGAGCACCGTGAACGCTGGAGGCTCTCCCCGCACATGA
- the ftsZ gene encoding cell division protein FtsZ translates to MFELIEKLAPNAVIKVIGVGGGGGNAVAHMLNANIEGVDFVVANTDSQAMKTCGSRTHLQLGANVTKGLGAGANPEVGRQAALEDRERIEEMLEGADMVFITAGMGGGTGTGAAPVVAQLAKEKGILTVAVVTKPFPFEGRRRMQVAMKGIEDLSQHVDSLITVPNEKLLSVLGREVTLLNAFKAANDVLLGAVQGIADLITAPGLINVDFADVRTVMSEMGMAMMGSGTARGDDRAQAAAEAAINNPLLEDVNLNGACGILVNVTAGPNLTMREFDEIGRVIHDFASEDATVVMGTSLDPEMQDDVRVTVVATGLNRAVARQQQARPVVTQQVEMRQRPRPVVLRTGTGNEVVDYAQPEATTTSRVEASSQAKSADPSFDYLDIPAFLRRQAD, encoded by the coding sequence ATGTTTGAACTGATCGAAAAACTCGCACCAAATGCAGTCATCAAGGTCATCGGCGTGGGCGGCGGCGGCGGTAATGCCGTGGCACACATGCTCAATGCAAACATCGAAGGCGTCGATTTCGTCGTCGCCAACACCGACTCGCAGGCCATGAAGACCTGTGGTTCGCGTACGCACCTGCAGCTGGGTGCCAACGTGACCAAGGGCCTGGGTGCCGGCGCCAACCCTGAAGTGGGCCGTCAGGCCGCACTGGAAGACCGCGAGCGCATCGAAGAGATGCTCGAAGGCGCGGACATGGTGTTCATCACCGCCGGCATGGGTGGCGGTACCGGCACGGGCGCCGCCCCGGTGGTGGCCCAGCTCGCCAAGGAGAAGGGCATCCTCACGGTGGCCGTGGTCACCAAGCCGTTCCCGTTTGAAGGCCGTCGCCGCATGCAGGTGGCGATGAAGGGTATCGAAGACCTCTCGCAGCACGTCGATTCGCTGATCACCGTGCCCAACGAGAAGTTGCTGTCGGTGCTCGGTCGCGAAGTGACGCTTCTCAATGCGTTCAAGGCTGCCAACGACGTGCTGCTCGGCGCCGTGCAGGGTATTGCCGATCTGATCACCGCCCCGGGCCTGATCAACGTCGACTTTGCCGACGTGCGTACCGTGATGTCCGAAATGGGCATGGCGATGATGGGTTCGGGTACCGCCCGTGGCGATGATCGCGCCCAGGCTGCCGCCGAAGCCGCCATCAACAACCCGCTGCTGGAAGACGTCAACCTCAACGGTGCCTGCGGCATCCTGGTGAACGTCACCGCCGGTCCGAACCTGACCATGCGCGAATTCGACGAGATCGGTCGCGTGATCCATGACTTCGCCAGCGAAGATGCCACCGTGGTCATGGGTACCTCGCTCGACCCGGAAATGCAGGACGACGTGCGCGTCACCGTGGTGGCCACCGGTCTCAACCGTGCCGTTGCCCGCCAGCAGCAGGCTCGCCCGGTCGTGACCCAGCAGGTGGAAATGCGCCAGCGTCCCCGTCCGGTGGTGCTGCGTACCGGTACCGGCAACGAAGTGGTCGATTACGCCCAGCCCGAAGCCACCACGACCAGCCGCGTCGAGGCCAGCAGCCAGGCCAAGAGCGCCGATCCGAGCTTCGATTACCTGGACATCCCGGCCTTCCTGCGCCGTCAGGCCGACTGA
- a CDS encoding DciA family protein: protein MQRDDPKPSRRTGSGLKPITAYGPIAALARKARQLDALDRALRQTLPSPLREQVRFANLQDGRLVFLAPSSALAARLRLLQAQILSTARAVGTYASSVTVKVAPQPPTEIVPDRSKPLSPAAASHLRVAAASTTDPELRELFLELASIAEVSDSGSDETR from the coding sequence ATGCAGCGCGATGATCCAAAACCCTCTCGCCGCACCGGTTCTGGACTCAAGCCCATCACCGCGTATGGCCCCATTGCCGCGCTGGCCCGCAAGGCCCGCCAGCTGGATGCATTGGATCGCGCACTGCGCCAGACGTTACCGTCACCACTCCGCGAGCAGGTTCGTTTCGCCAACCTGCAAGACGGCCGCCTCGTTTTTTTGGCTCCCTCGTCGGCTCTGGCCGCCAGGCTGCGCCTTCTCCAGGCGCAAATCCTCTCGACCGCACGCGCCGTAGGCACGTACGCCAGTTCAGTCACCGTGAAAGTGGCCCCCCAACCACCGACAGAAATCGTGCCGGATCGGTCAAAACCGCTTTCGCCAGCCGCAGCCTCTCACCTGAGAGTCGCCGCAGCCTCAACCACAGACCCCGAATTGCGGGAACTGTTCCTCGAGCTGGCGTCCATCGCCGAAGTTTCTGATTCCGGATCCGACGAAACCCGTTGA
- a CDS encoding D-alanine--D-alanine ligase: MSKTITDPAQFGRVAVVMGGSSAEREVSLDSGRNVLAALKSRGVDAHAIDGIPALLDAVRAGHFARVFNILHGGGGENGELQGALQSLGIPFTGSGVLGSALSLDKIRAKMVWQALGLPTPKFKALPRGADVHAAAREIGFPLIVKPAWEGSSVGVSRVFKEEDLDDAVALAQRYPGDMLMETLIEGGEYTVGVLNRQVLATINIVPKGEYYDYNAKYIAEDTQYICPGLHGDDEREMQELALRAFDALACSGWGRVDVMRDKQGRNWLLEVNTAPGMTSHSLVPKAAAVAGIDYQTLCWRVLETSFREGV, from the coding sequence ATGAGCAAGACCATTACCGATCCCGCACAGTTTGGCCGCGTCGCCGTCGTCATGGGCGGTAGCTCGGCCGAACGCGAAGTGTCGCTGGATTCCGGCCGCAACGTGCTGGCTGCGCTCAAGTCGCGCGGCGTGGATGCGCATGCCATCGACGGTATCCCGGCGCTGCTCGATGCCGTGCGCGCGGGCCACTTCGCACGCGTGTTCAATATCCTGCACGGTGGCGGCGGCGAGAACGGCGAGCTGCAAGGCGCGCTGCAGTCGCTGGGCATCCCGTTCACGGGTTCGGGTGTGCTGGGTTCCGCGCTGTCGCTGGACAAGATCCGCGCCAAGATGGTGTGGCAGGCCCTCGGCCTGCCCACGCCGAAGTTCAAGGCGCTGCCGCGCGGTGCCGACGTGCACGCCGCCGCACGTGAGATCGGCTTCCCGCTGATCGTGAAGCCGGCCTGGGAAGGCTCCAGCGTGGGCGTCTCCCGCGTGTTCAAGGAAGAAGATCTCGACGACGCCGTGGCGCTGGCACAGCGCTATCCCGGCGACATGCTGATGGAAACCCTGATCGAGGGTGGCGAATACACCGTTGGCGTGCTCAACCGTCAGGTGCTGGCCACGATCAACATCGTGCCCAAGGGCGAGTACTACGACTACAACGCCAAGTACATCGCCGAAGACACCCAGTACATCTGCCCGGGCCTGCATGGCGATGACGAGCGCGAGATGCAGGAACTGGCCCTGCGCGCGTTCGACGCGCTGGCCTGTTCGGGCTGGGGCCGCGTGGACGTGATGCGCGACAAGCAGGGCCGCAACTGGCTGCTGGAAGTGAACACCGCGCCCGGCATGACCTCGCACTCGCTGGTGCCCAAGGCGGCCGCTGTCGCCGGCATCGACTACCAGACGCTGTGCTGGCGCGTGCTGGAAACGAGCTTCCGGGAGGGCGTGTGA
- a CDS encoding M23 family metallopeptidase, which produces MQIILVSRTKKVPKTWNLADRRLRWRLMGAAAAAILGCAGLGGAVAMVVANPHDRALAEIRRLRQQVQQQNEQLVGVRKDAQRDVDALAVKLGQLQAQSTRLNALGDRLTRVGKLDDGEFNFDEQPAVGGVEDATDSGYSLPQNLDTSINQLADQFDSQQAQLQALQSLLLDAKIESNLKPTGMPVDGYISSYFGGRPDPFSGHSAYHTGLDISTPKGTPVHAVAEGMVTYAGDRTGYGEVIEIDHGNGYMTRYAHNSKLEVRPGQRVHVGDVVSEAGSTGRSTGSHVHFEVWYKGRVVNPLAFVKNHR; this is translated from the coding sequence ATGCAAATCATACTTGTGTCCCGCACCAAAAAGGTGCCGAAAACCTGGAATCTCGCGGACCGGCGATTGCGCTGGCGCCTTATGGGTGCTGCAGCAGCGGCGATCCTGGGATGCGCGGGCCTGGGCGGCGCGGTGGCCATGGTCGTGGCCAACCCGCACGACCGGGCGCTGGCCGAGATCCGCCGCCTGCGCCAGCAGGTGCAGCAGCAGAACGAACAGCTGGTCGGCGTGCGCAAGGATGCCCAGCGCGACGTGGATGCGCTGGCCGTGAAGCTGGGTCAGCTGCAGGCGCAGTCCACCCGTCTCAACGCGCTCGGTGACCGCCTGACCCGGGTCGGCAAGCTCGACGATGGCGAGTTCAACTTTGATGAACAGCCGGCCGTCGGCGGCGTGGAAGATGCCACCGACAGCGGCTATTCGCTGCCGCAGAACCTGGATACCAGCATCAACCAGCTGGCCGATCAGTTCGACAGCCAGCAGGCCCAGCTCCAGGCGCTGCAGAGTCTGCTGCTGGACGCCAAGATCGAATCCAATCTCAAGCCCACCGGGATGCCGGTTGACGGCTATATCTCCTCCTATTTCGGTGGCCGCCCGGACCCGTTCAGTGGTCACAGCGCCTACCACACCGGTCTGGACATCTCGACGCCCAAGGGCACGCCGGTCCACGCCGTGGCCGAAGGCATGGTCACCTATGCGGGCGATCGCACCGGCTACGGTGAGGTCATCGAGATCGACCATGGCAACGGCTACATGACCCGCTACGCCCACAACAGCAAGCTGGAGGTCCGTCCGGGCCAGCGCGTGCACGTGGGCGACGTGGTCTCCGAGGCCGGCTCCACGGGGCGCTCCACCGGCTCGCACGTCCATTTCGAGGTCTGGTACAAGGGCCGCGTGGTCAATCCGCTGGCTTTTGTGAAAAACCACCGCTGA